In Pararge aegeria chromosome W unlocalized genomic scaffold, ilParAegt1.1 SUPER_W_unloc_5, whole genome shotgun sequence, one DNA window encodes the following:
- the LOC120636854 gene encoding uncharacterized protein LOC120636854 — MTTYLKTRTHVPVSSPNELYDIDVTDINEDTEDNAENQACAYKEADEDECVDSLKQIRSQIEEVASLLSQSENNQTIQTMQVMKTETVSKLNCVVSKLAKIQKRTSEATKTSIGTVKNIANQAKSSDLLITFRTPGKKRPRAKPVTNIDNFDQGIIKRCIHNFHKTNNELPTIGKLKKKLEEDINFKGSETSLRVIVKELGFRWKKTENNRKLLIETSNIRLQRIEYLSKIRKYRQEGRPIVYTDESYVDSSHSTTKAWSDGPTEGLKKPISKGQRVVIVHAGYEAGFIPNALLTFKAGTKTGDYHDNMNYENYEKWLRTQLIPNLPPNSVVVVDNASYHNKQWDLAPSSNTKKADMQNWLTDKGIQYDSTMLKPQLYNLIKANKERFKTFSIDPILAEANHSILRLPPYHPDLNPIEMAWATIKQYVASKNVKWNLQECTKLIKEKVSLMGAQEWGKICKKVKDIEEEYVKSDHVVDLLTEQFIIRVDDSSEDDDSDDGYEDDDDDNCNRGSPEPGSSTSKRRCTISCRGSTTGPCGDFIEGVKPLTDSESE, encoded by the exons ATGACCACATATTTGAAAACTAGAACGCATGTACCAGTGTCATCACCTAATGAGTTGTACGATATTGATGTTACTGACATTAATGAGGACACAGAGGATAATGCGGAGAACCAGGCATGTGCCTAT AAAGAAGCTGACGAAGACGAATGTGTCGATTCATTGAAGCAAATTCGAAGTCAGATTGAGGAAGTTGCTTCTTTACTCAGTCAGTCGGAGAATAACCAAACTATACAGACTATGCAGGTAATGAAAACGGAAActgtttctaaattaaattgtgtAGTCAGTAAATTAGCTAAAATTCAAAAACGGACATCGGAGGCCACTAAGACTTCAATTGGAACTGTAAAAAATATCGCAAATCAAGCCAAGAGTTCCGATTTGCTAATTACTTTCAGAACACCTGGAAAAAAACGTCCCAGAGCTAAACCAGTTACGaatattgataattttgacCAAGGTATTATAAAAAGATGTATACACAATTTTCACAAGACGAATAATGAACTTCCCACCATTgggaaactaaaaaagaaacTTGAGGAAGATATAAACTTTAAAGGGTCAGAAACAAGTCTTCGTGTAATTGTAAAGGAGTTAGGATTTCGCtggaaaaaaacagaaaacaaccGTAAATTACTAATAGAAACATCGAATATCCGATTACAACGCAttgaatatttaagtaaaataagaaaatatcgaCAAGAAGGAAGACCCATTGTTTACACAGATGAATCCTACGTAGATTCATCGCACTCAACAACCAAAGCCTGGAGCGATGGCCCTACGGAAGGACTAAAAAAACCCATTTCTAAAGGACAACGAGTCGTGATAGTCCACGCAGGATATGAAGCTGGGTTTATACCAAAtgctttattaacttttaaagcCGGCACCAAAACAGGGGACTATCACGACAACATGAATTACGAGAATTATGAAAAATGGCTTAGGACACAATTAATTCCCAACCTACCACCCAATTCTGTAGTGGTTGTCGACAACGCTTCATACCACAATAAACAATGGGATTTAGCACCGTCCTCCAATACCAAAAAAGCCGATATGCAGAATTGGCTAACTGATAAAGGCATACAATATGATTCAACAATGCTCAAGCCACAATTGTACAACTTGataaaagctaataaagaaagatttaaaactttttcaatagaTCCAATTTTAGCAGAAGCAAACCATAGCATATTGAGATTACCGCCTTACCATCCAGACCTCAACCCCATAGAAATGGCATGGGCTACTATTAAACAATATGTAGCTAGCAAAAATGTTAAATGGAATTTACAAGAATGTACCAAACTTATCAAAGAAAAAGTATCCTTAATGGGTGCCCAGGAATGgggaaaaatatgtaaaaaggtAAAAGATATAGAAGAAGAGTACGTCAAGAGTGACCATGTAGTTGATTTACTTAccgagcaatttataattcgcGTCGATGATAGTTCCGAAGACGATGATTCTGATGATggttatgaagatgatgatgatgacaactgCAACCGAGGAAGCCCTGAACCCGGATCCTCAACAAGCAAAAGACGTTGCACAATTTCGTGTCGCGGCAG